TCGCGTACCCGTTTGAGCAGCCGCAGCGAGAAGTTGTAGAAGGCCATGTTGCGCAGGTGCGCTCCGGCGTCGGAGAACCCCATGTGGATCACCGGCTCGTTTGCCAACTTGTCCAGCTGCTTGGGCCGGTGGTTGGCGACGATGGTGGTCCAGCGGACGTTGCGTTCGCCGTTCTCCACCAGGACGTCGAGGAACGCGTCCAGCGGGTGCAGCTTGCGTTCGTCGGCGATCTGCCCGAAGCTCTTGCCGATCAGCGTCGCGTCCGGGCATTCGACGATCACCGCGTCGTGGAAGTCGCGGTGCCACAACGTCGGACCCAACTTCTTGCGGTCGAAGGCCTTGCGGAACCGGCGGCGGTACTCGGTGTCGGCCAGTAACGCGTTGCGCTCCAACTGATCGCGCAGGTGCAGGGCGGCGGTTCCGGCACCGAATTCCTCAAAAACCGGCAGATCGATTCCGTCGGAATACAATTCGAACGGCACCGGCAGGTGCTGGAACCGGACGCTGGCGCCGAGCACGGCGTTGAGCAGTCGGGCGCCCGGACCGAAGACCCGTACCGCGCCCGGCGACGACTTGGCGTCAGCGGAGACCAGCAGGCTCATCCGCACTCCTTTCCGCCGCCCGAACATCCCACTGCTGGTCAGAAAGAAGTTCAGGGCCGTCAACGGCTTACGGACGTTGGGCGCGCTCTGCAGCATGCGGCCGCGTTTGCGCAGTACCTTGATCAGCCGACGGCGCTCCCGCCAGGTGGCGAACGTCGACGGCAGCGCCCGGGACCGGAACCGATCGCCGTCGAGCTTGTCGATGGCCGCGTCCATTCCGGACATGCCGAGCAGTCCGGCGTCGAGGCCCGCATCGAGCAGCGCGGCCATCTTCTCCAGCTCGCCATCGGTGGGGACGACGCCGTCGGTGGTGGCGCGATCCAGCCCCAGCACCGCCGTGCGCAGGTCCGAATGGCCGAGCATGGAACTGATATTGGGCCCGAGCGGCAACTCATCGAGGGCGCGCACGTACTCGGCCGGTGTGGACCAGGTCTTGCGGGTCTGCAACGCATCCAGCACGAACGCGCGCGGGACCGCCTCCAC
This is a stretch of genomic DNA from Mycolicibacter terrae. It encodes these proteins:
- a CDS encoding N-acyl-D-amino-acid deacylase family protein, with protein sequence MGYDLIIRNGLWFDGLGNAPQVRNLGIRDGVVADIVSGELDETGCPEVIDAAGKWVVPGFIDVHTHYDAEVLLDPGLRESVRHGVTTVLLGNCSLSTVYAGAEDAADLFSRVEAVPRAFVLDALQTRKTWSTPAEYVRALDELPLGPNISSMLGHSDLRTAVLGLDRATTDGVVPTDGELEKMAALLDAGLDAGLLGMSGMDAAIDKLDGDRFRSRALPSTFATWRERRRLIKVLRKRGRMLQSAPNVRKPLTALNFFLTSSGMFGRRKGVRMSLLVSADAKSSPGAVRVFGPGARLLNAVLGASVRFQHLPVPFELYSDGIDLPVFEEFGAGTAALHLRDQLERNALLADTEYRRRFRKAFDRKKLGPTLWHRDFHDAVIVECPDATLIGKSFGQIADERKLHPLDAFLDVLVENGERNVRWTTIVANHRPKQLDKLANEPVIHMGFSDAGAHLRNMAFYNFSLRLLKRVRDAEAAGQPFMSVQRAVYRLTSEVADWFGFDAGTLRRGDRADFVVIDPAGLTEAVDAYHEEKVSFYGGLSRMVNRNDDAVVATGVGGTVVFRNGQFCEGYGTTVKSGRFLRAGSRELQSV